In Argiope bruennichi chromosome X1, qqArgBrue1.1, whole genome shotgun sequence, a single window of DNA contains:
- the LOC129958930 gene encoding mitotic spindle assembly checkpoint protein MAD2B-like: MARVIPTVPLADIPELRSSVGLCGFMEVVIHHLLFVKNVYPKEAFSKSVRKNVTVWKCDCPEVQKYIINFLNFAHKVLIQKRKITLGFVLCRRNNEVIEEFDFEFKVHDLFVESESQLVCLLDNLISICEDIHKTNTFFDFNTVNSGAKEITFELQIVFDPDEVEDLPNQDPEYPMILHRAPAKNPLKKVTQLKKERNKTYEVKAFALKKM, translated from the exons ATGGCTAGGGTAATACCAACTGTACCACTCGCAGACATTCCCGAACTTCGGTCTTCTGTGGGCTTATGCGGATTTATGGAGGTCGTTATCCATCatcttttgtttgtaaaaaacGTTTATCCCAAAGAAGCATTCTCTAAATCTGTGCGAAAAAATGTTACTGTTTGg AAATGTGACTGTCCAGAAGTCCAAAAGTATATTATCAATTTCCTCAACTTTGCTCATAAGGTTCTTATACAGAAAAGGAAGATTACACTTGGTTTTGTCTTGTGCAGACGAAACAACGAAGTTATTGAAGAGTTCGACTTCGAATTTAAAGTGCACGATTTGTTCGTTGAAAG TGAATCGCAGTTGGTGTGTTTGTTGGATAATTTGATTTCCATCTGTGAAgatattcataaaacaaataCCTTCTTTGATTTCAATACAGTTAACTCAGGAGCAAAAG aaataacttttgaattgCAAATTGTATTTGATCCAGATGAAGTTGAAGATCTTCCAAATCAAGATCCT GAATATCCCATGATTTTACATCGTGCACCTGCAAAAAACCCATTGAAAAAAGTTACCCAGTTGAAGAAGGAGCGTAATAAGACATATGAG